In one Parageobacillus genomosp. 1 genomic region, the following are encoded:
- the recF gene encoding DNA replication/repair protein RecF (All proteins in this family for which functions are known are DNA-binding proteins that assist the filamentation of RecA onto DNA for the initiation of recombination or recombinational repair.), with translation MFLTHLSLKNYRNYESQTLEFTNNVNIILGENAQGKTNMMEAIYVLAMAKSHRTTNDKELIRWNEDYAKIVGKAVKKHGSLSLELIISKKGKKAKCNHMEQQRLSQYVGHLNVVMFAPEDLNLVKGSPQVRRRFIDMEIGQVSPVYIHDLSQYQKILQQRNHCLKMLQTRERQDETILDILTEQLIPLAAKITLKRHEFLFLLEKWAAPIHHEISRGLERLQIQYEPSIDVSEKVELSRIIEAYSEKFATIKEREIQRGMTLAGPHRDDISFIVNGKNVQTFGSQGQQRTTALSVKLAEIELIFSELGDYPILLLDDVLSELDDFRQTHLLDTIRRKVQTFVTTTSIDGIKHDIIKEAAIYKVHSGSITAPSCH, from the coding sequence CTAACACACTTATCATTAAAAAATTATCGTAATTATGAAAGCCAAACATTGGAATTTACGAACAATGTAAATATTATTTTGGGGGAAAATGCTCAAGGAAAAACAAATATGATGGAGGCTATCTATGTATTGGCGATGGCGAAGTCGCATCGCACGACAAACGACAAAGAGCTTATTCGCTGGAATGAAGACTATGCTAAAATAGTAGGAAAGGCAGTAAAAAAACACGGATCGTTATCGCTCGAATTAATCATTTCAAAAAAAGGAAAAAAGGCGAAATGCAACCATATGGAACAGCAGCGGCTAAGCCAGTACGTCGGCCATTTAAATGTCGTGATGTTTGCCCCAGAAGACTTAAACTTAGTGAAGGGAAGTCCGCAAGTAAGACGCCGTTTTATCGATATGGAAATCGGGCAAGTTTCCCCCGTTTATATACATGATTTGAGTCAATATCAAAAGATTTTGCAGCAGCGCAACCACTGTTTAAAAATGCTGCAGACACGCGAGCGGCAAGATGAAACGATATTAGATATTTTAACAGAGCAGCTGATTCCGCTGGCGGCGAAAATTACGCTAAAGCGCCATGAATTTTTGTTTTTGCTCGAAAAATGGGCAGCGCCCATTCACCATGAAATTAGCCGCGGATTAGAACGGTTGCAAATTCAATATGAGCCGTCTATTGATGTATCAGAAAAGGTAGAATTGTCGAGAATAATAGAAGCATATAGCGAAAAGTTTGCTACAATAAAGGAGAGGGAAATTCAGCGGGGAATGACGCTCGCTGGCCCGCATCGTGATGATATTTCATTTATTGTAAATGGAAAAAATGTGCAAACATTTGGTTCTCAAGGACAACAACGCACAACAGCGTTATCTGTCAAGTTGGCGGAAATTGAATTAATTTTCTCTGAACTTGGCGATTACCCCATTCTTTTACTGGATGATGTGCTATCAGAACTTGACGACTTTCGGCAAACCCACCTCCTTGATACGATCCGGCGAAAAGTACAAACATTTGTGACGACAACAAGCATTGACGGGATTAAACATGACATCATTAAGGAAGCCGCCATTTATAAAGTGCATTCTGGTTCCATAACCGCCCCTTCCTGTCATTAA
- the gyrB gene encoding DNA topoisomerase (ATP-hydrolyzing) subunit B, translating to MKMEQKVEHTYDASQIQVLEGLEAVRKRPGMYIGSTGPNGLHHLVWEIVDNSIDEALAGYCTEINVTIEKDNSITVADNGRGIPVDIQEKMGRPAVEVIMTVLHAGGKFGGGGYKVSGGLHGVGASVVNALSEELEVYVYRDGKIHYQKYQRGVPCTDLQVIGDTDRTGTTTHFKPDPEIFTETTEFDYETLATRLRELAFLNRGLKITLEDKRVENRKNEYCYEGGIQSYVKHLNRTREVLHEEPIYIVGERDGIHVEIALQYNDSYSSNIYSFVNNIHTHEGGTHESGFKMALTRIINDYARKQQIFKENDPNLIGEDVREGLTAIVSIKHPSPQFEGQTKTKLGNSDARTVTDAVFSEQFETFLLEHPTIARKIVEKGMMAARARVAAKKARELTRRKSALEISNLPGKLADCSSKDPSISELYVVEGDSAGGSAKQGRDRHFQAILPLRGKIINVEKARLDKILSNNEVRAIITALGTGIGEDFDITKARYHKIIIMTDADVDGAHIRTLLLTFFYRYMREFIERGYVYIAQPPLYKIEQGKQVRYAYNDRQLEKILAELPENPKPTIQRYKGLGEMNPEQLWETTMNPETRTLLQVSLQDAIEADETFEILMGDKVEPRRQFIEENARYVRNLDI from the coding sequence ATGAAAATGGAACAAAAAGTCGAACATACGTATGATGCAAGCCAAATTCAAGTGCTCGAAGGGTTGGAAGCGGTTCGAAAACGCCCTGGAATGTATATTGGTTCGACGGGGCCAAATGGGCTGCATCATCTCGTATGGGAGATTGTTGACAACAGCATTGACGAAGCATTAGCTGGTTATTGTACGGAAATTAACGTGACGATCGAAAAAGATAACAGCATTACTGTTGCGGATAACGGTCGTGGCATTCCCGTTGACATTCAAGAGAAAATGGGACGCCCAGCTGTTGAAGTAATCATGACCGTCTTGCACGCCGGGGGCAAGTTTGGCGGCGGCGGTTATAAAGTGTCGGGTGGACTGCATGGAGTTGGCGCTTCTGTCGTTAACGCTTTGTCGGAAGAATTGGAGGTATACGTATACAGAGATGGGAAAATACATTATCAAAAATATCAGCGCGGCGTTCCTTGCACCGATTTGCAAGTGATTGGCGACACAGATCGGACAGGCACTACCACTCATTTTAAACCTGATCCGGAAATTTTTACAGAAACGACCGAATTCGATTATGAAACGTTGGCAACTCGTCTTCGTGAGCTTGCTTTTTTAAACCGCGGCTTGAAAATTACGCTCGAAGATAAGCGGGTAGAAAATCGAAAAAATGAATATTGCTACGAAGGCGGTATTCAATCTTACGTTAAACATTTAAATCGCACGCGCGAAGTGCTTCATGAAGAGCCGATTTATATCGTCGGTGAACGCGACGGTATTCATGTCGAAATTGCGCTTCAATACAACGACAGCTATAGCAGCAATATTTATTCATTTGTGAACAACATTCATACACACGAAGGCGGAACGCATGAATCCGGTTTTAAAATGGCGCTGACGCGCATTATTAACGATTACGCACGCAAACAGCAAATTTTTAAAGAGAATGATCCTAATTTAATTGGCGAAGATGTCCGTGAGGGGTTAACAGCAATCGTTTCGATTAAGCACCCGTCCCCGCAGTTTGAAGGACAAACGAAAACAAAGCTTGGAAACAGCGACGCTCGGACGGTTACCGACGCGGTGTTTTCGGAGCAATTTGAAACCTTTTTACTAGAACATCCGACCATAGCTCGAAAAATCGTCGAAAAAGGAATGATGGCGGCCCGAGCGCGCGTAGCGGCAAAAAAAGCGCGCGAGCTGACACGACGGAAAAGTGCGCTCGAAATTTCCAACTTGCCTGGGAAATTGGCTGATTGCTCATCAAAAGATCCTTCGATTAGCGAGCTGTATGTTGTGGAAGGAGACTCTGCCGGCGGTTCGGCCAAACAAGGACGGGACCGTCATTTCCAAGCGATTTTACCGCTGCGCGGGAAAATTATTAACGTCGAGAAAGCACGCCTGGATAAAATTTTATCGAACAATGAAGTTCGTGCCATTATTACTGCACTGGGCACGGGAATTGGTGAAGACTTCGATATTACAAAAGCGCGCTACCATAAAATCATTATTATGACCGATGCGGACGTCGATGGCGCCCATATTCGCACATTGCTGCTTACATTCTTTTACCGTTATATGCGCGAATTTATCGAGCGGGGATATGTATACATCGCCCAACCGCCGCTTTATAAAATTGAGCAAGGCAAACAAGTAAGGTACGCCTATAACGACCGGCAGTTGGAGAAAATTCTTGCGGAATTGCCGGAAAACCCAAAACCGACGATTCAACGTTATAAAGGTCTTGGCGAGATGAACCCAGAGCAGTTATGGGAAACAACGATGAACCCGGAGACAAGAACGCTGCTTCAAGTTAGTTTGCAAGATGCCATTGAAGCTGATGAAACGTTTGAAATTTTGATGGGAGACAAAGTAGAACCACGAAGACAATTTATCGAAGAAAACGCAAGGTATGTAAGAAATTTAGATATTTAG
- the gyrA gene encoding DNA gyrase subunit A, with amino-acid sequence MAENQHPRIREVNISQEMRSSFLDYAMSVIVSRALPDVRDGLKPVHRRILYAMHDLGMTADKPYKKSARIVGEVIGKYHPHGDAAVYDTMVRMAQDFNYRYMLVDGHGNFGSIDGDAAAAMRYTEARMSKIAMELLRDINKDTIDYQDNYDGSEKEPVVLPSRFPNLLVNGSSGIAVGMATNIPPHQLGEVIDAILALSKNPDMTVADLMEYIPGPDFPTAGQIIGRSGIRKAYETGRGSITLRAKVEIEQQSNGKETIIVRELPYQVNKAKLIERIAELVREKKIDGITDLRDESDRSGMRIVIEVRRDANAKVILNNLYKHTALQTSFGINMLALVDGQPKVLNLKECLEYYLEHQKVVIRRRTAYELKKAEARAHILEGLRVALDHLDEVINLIRSSQTTEIAREGLMKQFSLSERQAQAILDMRLQRLTGLEREKIEQEYQDLVRFIAELKAILADEEKVLQIIRDELTEIKERFNDERRTEIVVGGVEEFDDEDLIPRENIVITLTHKGYIKRLPVSTYKSQKRGGRGVQGMHTTEDDFVEHLLITSTHDTILFFTNKGKVYRAKGYEIPEFGRTAKGLPLINLLELDKDEWINTIIPIHDEFDDNLYLFFTTKEGIAKRCPLSAFAHIRNNGLIAIHLREGDELISVKLTDGSKHIIVGTKNGMLIRFPETDVRTMGRSATGVKAITLDEDDEVVGMDILEDDCDVLVVTKNGYGKRTPASEYRLQSRGGKGIKTCNVTEKNGPVVAVKTVNGDEDLMLITTSGILIRIAVSDISRVGRNTQGVKLIRLSEENEHEYVATVAKVPIEEKEEEDHLS; translated from the coding sequence ATGGCAGAAAATCAACATCCGCGTATCCGTGAAGTCAATATTAGCCAGGAAATGCGTTCCTCGTTTCTCGATTATGCGATGAGCGTCATCGTATCGCGGGCATTGCCTGATGTGCGTGACGGGCTAAAACCTGTGCATCGCCGCATTTTATATGCGATGCATGATCTTGGCATGACCGCGGACAAACCATACAAAAAGTCGGCCCGCATCGTCGGCGAAGTCATCGGGAAATACCATCCGCACGGCGATGCAGCCGTATACGACACGATGGTTCGCATGGCACAAGATTTTAACTATCGCTACATGCTTGTTGATGGGCACGGAAACTTCGGATCGATTGACGGCGACGCGGCTGCCGCGATGCGCTATACAGAAGCGCGCATGTCCAAAATCGCGATGGAACTGTTGCGTGACATCAACAAAGACACGATCGATTATCAAGATAACTACGACGGTTCGGAAAAGGAACCAGTCGTTTTGCCGTCGCGCTTTCCTAACTTATTAGTAAACGGCTCATCTGGAATTGCGGTAGGGATGGCGACAAACATTCCGCCACATCAGCTCGGCGAAGTCATCGATGCCATTTTGGCATTAAGCAAAAATCCTGATATGACGGTAGCCGATTTAATGGAATACATTCCAGGACCGGATTTTCCGACGGCGGGGCAAATTATCGGCCGCAGTGGCATTCGTAAAGCATACGAAACAGGACGCGGCTCGATTACATTGCGTGCGAAAGTGGAGATCGAACAGCAGTCCAATGGAAAGGAAACGATCATCGTCCGCGAGCTTCCTTATCAAGTGAACAAGGCAAAATTAATTGAACGTATCGCGGAGCTTGTCCGCGAAAAGAAAATTGACGGCATTACCGATTTACGCGACGAGTCGGACCGGAGCGGAATGCGGATTGTCATCGAAGTGCGCCGCGATGCCAACGCCAAAGTCATTTTAAACAATCTATATAAACATACGGCTTTGCAAACAAGCTTTGGCATTAATATGCTTGCGCTTGTTGATGGTCAGCCGAAAGTGTTAAATTTGAAGGAATGTCTGGAGTATTATTTGGAACATCAGAAAGTAGTAATCCGTCGCCGGACAGCTTATGAGCTGAAAAAGGCGGAAGCCCGTGCCCATATTTTAGAGGGCCTTCGCGTTGCTCTTGATCACCTTGACGAGGTGATTAACCTAATCCGTAGCTCGCAAACGACAGAAATCGCTAGGGAAGGGCTGATGAAACAATTTTCACTCAGTGAAAGACAGGCTCAGGCGATTTTAGACATGCGTTTGCAACGATTGACAGGGTTAGAACGCGAAAAAATTGAACAAGAATATCAAGATCTTGTCCGTTTCATCGCTGAATTAAAAGCGATTTTAGCAGATGAGGAAAAGGTGCTGCAAATTATTCGTGATGAACTAACGGAAATTAAAGAGCGGTTTAACGATGAGCGGAGAACCGAAATCGTCGTTGGAGGAGTCGAAGAATTTGACGATGAAGATTTAATTCCGCGTGAAAACATCGTCATTACGCTTACGCATAAAGGTTATATTAAAAGACTTCCTGTTTCGACGTATAAAAGTCAAAAACGAGGCGGACGGGGCGTCCAAGGCATGCATACGACCGAAGACGATTTTGTCGAACATCTTTTGATTACGTCGACTCATGATACCATTTTATTCTTTACGAATAAAGGCAAAGTATATCGGGCAAAAGGATATGAAATTCCGGAATTCGGTCGGACCGCGAAAGGCCTTCCGCTTATTAATCTTTTAGAACTGGATAAAGATGAGTGGATTAATACGATTATCCCTATTCATGACGAATTTGACGACAATCTATATTTGTTCTTTACAACAAAAGAAGGCATTGCCAAGCGTTGCCCACTTTCTGCTTTCGCCCATATTCGAAACAACGGTTTGATCGCAATCCATCTGCGCGAAGGGGACGAGTTGATTTCGGTTAAGTTAACGGATGGATCGAAACATATTATCGTCGGGACGAAAAACGGAATGCTTATTCGTTTTCCGGAAACCGATGTGCGCACAATGGGACGGAGTGCAACGGGAGTGAAGGCGATCACGCTTGATGAGGATGATGAAGTAGTAGGCATGGACATTTTAGAGGATGATTGCGACGTATTAGTCGTGACGAAAAACGGATACGGCAAGCGCACCCCTGCCTCTGAATATCGTCTGCAAAGCCGCGGCGGAAAAGGAATTAAAACATGTAATGTGACGGAGAAAAACGGTCCGGTTGTTGCGGTGAAAACGGTCAACGGAGACGAAGATTTAATGCTCATCACGACAAGCGGCATCCTCATTCGCATTGCTGTCAGCGATATTTCACGAGTAGGAAGAAATACGCAAGGGGTAAAATTAATTCGTCTATCGGAAGAAAATGAGCATGAATATGTTGCTACGGTAGCGAAAGTTCCAATAGAAGAAAAAGAGGAAGAGGATCATTTATCATAA
- a CDS encoding HD-GYP domain-containing protein produces the protein MIRVKLHQLQEGCILAEDVLGKTKKPIMPKSTVVTSTLLNVLEKFLIGEVCVEPILANGEPFRPTELSEAYHEGAINGEHLISLYLKAVQKYKKAFQSWQSGSPIDIAEVRDMIIPLLDKFIQNKRELLILYRYATTEDYLYHHAVSVGLLAGFLAKQMDYSRGDCYQIALAGVLSDCGMAKVDKRILTKRSALTTSEYKEVQQHSVFGYRMVQRITALKQEAKLAVLQHHERNDGSGYPFGIRDQQIHPYSKIVAVADVYHAMTSERLYRRKQSPFKALEKMQIEQFGKLSMEAIKVLLDHLVSFQTGTLVKLSNDEIGEIIFIQPEEPTRPIVKLANKEEFLSLSEHRDIYIEEIIN, from the coding sequence ATGATTCGGGTAAAGCTTCACCAATTGCAAGAAGGATGTATTCTTGCCGAAGATGTGCTAGGGAAAACGAAAAAACCAATTATGCCAAAAAGTACGGTAGTGACATCAACGCTATTAAACGTATTAGAAAAATTTTTAATTGGGGAAGTATGTGTCGAGCCAATTTTAGCAAACGGCGAGCCGTTTCGGCCGACGGAATTGTCTGAAGCGTACCATGAAGGTGCTATAAACGGTGAACATCTGATATCTCTTTACTTAAAAGCGGTTCAAAAATATAAAAAAGCGTTTCAGTCATGGCAATCTGGCTCCCCGATTGACATCGCCGAAGTTAGAGATATGATTATTCCACTACTGGATAAATTTATACAGAATAAGAGGGAATTGTTAATCTTATACCGTTATGCGACAACAGAAGATTATTTATATCACCATGCTGTTAGTGTCGGGTTGTTAGCAGGTTTTTTAGCAAAACAAATGGATTATAGCAGAGGGGATTGTTATCAAATCGCGCTTGCCGGTGTATTGTCTGACTGTGGAATGGCGAAGGTGGACAAAAGGATTTTAACAAAGCGGTCCGCGCTTACTACTAGCGAATACAAAGAAGTACAGCAACATAGCGTATTTGGCTATCGAATGGTACAAAGAATAACAGCTTTAAAACAAGAAGCAAAGCTGGCGGTATTGCAGCACCATGAACGCAATGACGGAAGCGGCTATCCGTTTGGCATTCGTGACCAGCAAATTCACCCATATAGCAAAATAGTGGCGGTAGCAGACGTTTATCATGCAATGACTTCCGAGCGCCTTTATCGACGTAAACAGTCACCTTTTAAAGCGCTGGAAAAAATGCAAATCGAACAATTTGGCAAATTAAGCATGGAGGCAATAAAAGTGCTGCTAGATCATTTAGTCAGCTTTCAAACAGGAACGCTAGTTAAATTATCAAACGACGAAATAGGAGAAATTATTTTTATACAGCCGGAAGAGCCGACAAGACCAATTGTTAAACTAGCCAACAAAGAGGAATTTCTTTCTCTAAGTGAACATCGAGATATATATATCGAAGAAATTATTAATTAA